CGCTCACCGGCCGGGCCAACCATCTCGGCCGCCTCATAAGGGCCAACCTCCCGGCCGCGATGCAGGGTTTCGTCGTCCTGCCGCTCTACGCCGGGTTCGACCTGCGCACCGGTCAGGGCCGCATCTTCCGCTACGACGTCACGGGGGGCCTGTACGAGGAGACCGACTTCCACGCGACCGGATCGGGGGGCAAGGACGCCCGTAACACCCTGAAGCGCCTGTTCCGGTCGGCCGAGGAGATCGACCGCGACGGGGCGGTCCGGATAGCGCTAGAGGCCCTGGCTGACGCGGCCGAGGAGGACGTCGGCACGGCGGGTCCAGACCCCGTCCACTCCATCTACCCGACCGTCTTCGTGATCGACGCCGACGGGGTGCGGGAGGTCCCGCAGTCGGAGGTGGAGACGATCGCGCAGGCCGTCCTCGACGAGCGTCGGGAGGCGTTCCGGCGCCGGGCGGGGACGACCCGGCCCGTCCAGGGCGAGCACGAGGGAGGGAACACCTGATGCCGGTCCCGTTCATGTACGCCTCCCCCGAGCAGGTGATGAAGGACAAGGCCGACTACGCGCGCAAGGGCATCGCGCGCGGCAAGGCCATCGTCGCCCTCGAGTACGCGGACGGGATCCTGTTCCTGGCCGAGAACCCGTCCGCGACCCTGCACAAGGTCTCCGAGATCTACGACCGGCTCGCGTTCGCGGGTGTTGGGAAGTACAACGAGTACGAGAACCTGCGCATCGCCGGGATCCGGCAGGCCGACCTGAAGGGCTACGCGTACTCGCGGGACGACGTCACGGCCCGGGCGCTCGCGAACATGTACAGCCAGGTACTCGGACAGATCTTCACGGAGGCGGTGAAGCCCTTCGAGGTCGAGATCCTCCTGGCGCAGGTGGGGGCCGACGGACAGCCGAACGAGCTGTACCACGTGATGTACGACGGGACGATGACCGACGAGGAGGGGTTCGTCGCCCTGGGAGGACAGAGCGACGACCTGGCCCGCTGGCTGAAGGACAACTACCGTCCGGACAGCGACCTCGAGTCGGCGATACGCACCGGCATCGGCGCTCTCACCTCCGGCGGGTCCCGCGAGCTCCCGGCCGCCCAGATCGAGGCGGCCGTCCTCGACCGGACCCTCGGCCGCCGCAAGTTCAAGCGCCTCTCGGACGAGACGATCGCCGCCGCGCAGGGAGCCTAGTCTCCCGATGCGTGTTCGCGGTGAGGCCGTGCCCTCGCCCGTAGACTGGCCGCGTGGATAAGCGCATATTCGGGCTGGAGTCTGAGTACGGAGTCACCTGCACGTTCCGGGGGCAGCGCAGGCTCTCGCCCGACGAGGTAGCCCGGTACCTGTTCCGGCGGGTGGTGCAGTGGGGGCGGTCCTCCAACGTCTTCCTCGAGAACGGCGCCCGCCTCTACCTCGACGTCGGCTCCCACCCCGAGTACGCGACGCCTGAGTGCGACTCCGTCCCCGACCTGATCGCCCACGACAAGGCGGGGGAGCGGATCCTCGAGAACCTGCTCGTCTCGGCCCAGAAGCGACTCGCCGACGAGGGGATCGCGGGTGACGTGTACCTGTTCAAGAACAACACCGACTCGGCGGGCAACTCCTACGGTTGCCACGAGAACTACCTCGTCTCCCGGTACGGGGAGTT
This genomic stretch from Actinomycetota bacterium harbors:
- the prcB gene encoding proteasome subunit beta; translated protein: ELTFATTILSLRYSDGVVIAGDRRATAGYTIEHRDIEKVFPTDSHSAAAISGVAGPSMEMVRLFQTELEYYEKVEGEPLSLTGRANHLGRLIRANLPAAMQGFVVLPLYAGFDLRTGQGRIFRYDVTGGLYEETDFHATGSGGKDARNTLKRLFRSAEEIDRDGAVRIALEALADAAEEDVGTAGPDPVHSIYPTVFVIDADGVREVPQSEVETIAQAVLDERREAFRRRAGTTRPVQGEHEGGNT
- the prcA gene encoding proteasome subunit alpha; the encoded protein is MPVPFMYASPEQVMKDKADYARKGIARGKAIVALEYADGILFLAENPSATLHKVSEIYDRLAFAGVGKYNEYENLRIAGIRQADLKGYAYSRDDVTARALANMYSQVLGQIFTEAVKPFEVEILLAQVGADGQPNELYHVMYDGTMTDEEGFVALGGQSDDLARWLKDNYRPDSDLESAIRTGIGALTSGGSRELPAAQIEAAVLDRTLGRRKFKRLSDETIAAAQGA